GCGTGGGTGACTGGTTGCGGTCGTGGCCGGTCTACCGGCAGCTGACCGGCGCCGACCGGCTGGGCCGGGGCACCGCGGCGCAGTCCGCCCGGTCGCACTCCCTGATGCCGCGCACCGCGTCCGCGGACCGCGTGGTGCATTCGGTGTGCCCGTTCTGCGCGGTGGGGTGCGCGCAGAAGGTGTACGTCTCGGGCGAGCGCGTCGTGCAGATCGAGGGCAACCCGGATTCGCCGATCTCGCGTGGCCGGTTGTGCCCGAAGGGTTCGGCGAGCAAGCAGCTGGTGACCGGCCCGCAGCGGCAGGAGAAGGTGCTCTACCGCGCGCCGTACGCGACGGAGTGGCAGGAGCTGGACCTGCCGTCGGCGATGGAGATGGTGGCCGAGCGGGTGCTGGACGCGCGGCGGCGGGGCTGGCAGGACGCCGACGAGCACGGCAACCCGTTGCGCCGCACGATGGGGCTGGCGAGCCTGGGTGGCGCGACGCTGGACAACGAAGAGAACTTCCTGATCAAGAAGTTGTTCACGGCGCTGGGTGCGATCCAGATCGAGAACCAGGCCCGTATTTGACACTCCGCCACGGTTCCCGGTCTGGGAGCCTCCTTCGGTCGCGGTGGCGCGACGGATTACCAGCAGGACCTCGTCAACTCCGACTGCGTGATCATCATGGGCTCGAACATGGCCGAGGCCCATCCGGTCGGGTTCCAGTGGGTGGTGGAGGCCAAGGCGCGTGGCGCGAAGGTGTTCCACATCGACCCGCGGTTCACGCGGACGAGCGCGCTGGCGGACCGGCACGTGCCGTTGCGGGCGGGCTCGGACATCGCGTTCCTGGGCGGGGTGATCAACCACATCCTGTCCAACGGGCTGGAGTTCCGGGAGTACGTGCGGGCGTACACGAACGCGTCGTTCCTGGTGCGGGAGGACTTCCGGGACACCGAGGACCTGGACGGGCTGTTCAGCGGGTACGACCCGGAGACGGGGTCCTACGATCCGGTGAGCTGGCACTACGAGAGCGCGCGGCCGCGGGAGGGCCGGGGTGCGCGGGCGAAGGAGCAGTCGGCGCCGGAGCAGCACGGTTCGGGTGGGCCGCCGCTGGAGGGCGGGGCGGACGACATCGCCGCGGATCCGACGCTGGAGCACCCGCGGTGCGTGTTCCAGGTGCTGAAGCGGCATTTCGCGCGGTACACGCCGGAGATGGTGGAGCGGACCTGCGGGGTGCCGCGGGAGCTGTTCGAAGAGGTGTGCCGGGCGTGGACGGAGAACTCGGGGCGGGAGCGGACGGCGGCGCTGGTGTACAGCGTGGGCTGGACGCAGCATTCGATGGGCGCGCAGTACATCCGGGCGGGGTCGATCATCCAGTTGCTGCTGGGCAACATCGGCCGTCCGGGTGGCGGGGTGTTCGCGTTGCGCGGGCACGCCTCGATCCAGGGGTCGACGGACATCCCGACGTTGTTCAACCTGCTGCCCGGGTACCTGCCGATGCCGGACACCTCGCACGAGAGCATCGGCGAGTACCTGCACCTGGTGCGGGGTGACCGGCAGAAGGGGTTCTGGCGCAACGCCGACGCGTACCTGGTGTCGTTGCTGAAGGAGTACTGGGGCGACCACGCCACGGCGGACAACGACTGGTGTTTCGACTACCTGCCGCGGATCAACGGCGACCACGGGACCTACCGCACGGTCATGGACATGATCGACGGGAAGGTGTTCGGGTACTTCCTGCTGGGGCAGAACCCGGCGGTGGGGTCGGCGCACGGGCGGTTGCAGCGGCTGGGCATGGCGAACCTGGACTGGCTGGTGGTGCGGGACCTGGCGATGATCGAGAGCGCCACGTTCTGGAAGGACTCGCCGGAGGTGGAGACCGGGGAGATCGTGCCGGAGCAGTGCCGCACCGAGGTGTTCTTCTTCCCGGCGGCCTCGCACGTGGAGAAGTCCGGCACGTTCACCCAGACGCAGCGGATGCTGCAGTGGCGGGACAAGGCGGTCGAGCCGAGGGGCGACCAGCGCAGCGAGCTGTGGTTCTTCTACCACCTCGGCCGGATCCTGAAGGAGAAGCTGGCGGCCTCGGCCGACGAGCGGGACCGGCCGCTGCAGGAGTTGTGGTGGGACTACCGGATGGAGGACGGTGACGAGCCTTCCGGGGAGGACGTGCTGCGGCGGATCAACGGGGTCGACCTGACCGCCGACCGCGCGCTGAACGGCTACCTGGAGCTCAAGGCCGACGGCAGCACGGCGTGCGGGTGCTGGATCTACAGCGGCGTGTATGCCGACGAGGTGAACCAGGCGGCGCGCCGCAAGCCGCACGACGAGCAGGGCCCGTACGAGTCGGAGTGGGGCTGGACGTGGCCGCTGAACCGGCGGGTGCTCTACAACCGGGCGTCGGCGGATCCGCAGGGCCGTCCGTGGAGTGAGCGCAAGAAGCTGGTGTGGTGGGACGCGGACAAGGGCGAGTGGACCGGGCACGACGTGCCGGACTTCGAGAAGACGAAGCCGCCGGACTTCCGGCCGGAGCCGGGCGCGTCGGGTCCGGACGCGCTGCACGGGGACGACCCGTTCATCATGCAGGCCGATGGCAAGGCGTGGCTGTTCGCGCCGAACGGGGTGCTGGACGGGCCGCTGCCGACGCACTACGAGCCGCACGAGTCGCCGGTGCGCAACCCGCTGTACGGGCAGCAGGGCAATCCGGCGCGCAAGGTGTACGGGCGGGTGGACAACCCGTCGAATCCGTCGCCGCCGGAGGCGCACGGTGAGGTGTTCCCGTTCGTGTTCACCGCGGCGCGGCTGACCGAGCACCACACCGCGGGCGGGATGAGCCGTCAGCTGCCCTACCTGGCGGAGTTGCAGCCGGCGTTGTTCGTGGAGGTCTCGCCGGAGCTGGCGGCCGAGCGCGGGCTGGCGCACCTGGGCTGGGCGCACGTGGTGACGAGCAGGGCGGCGGTGGACGCGCGGGTGTTCGTGACCGAGCGGATGCGGCCGCTGCGGATCGAGGACCGGGTGGTGCACCAGATCTGGATGCCCTACCACTGGGGTCACACCGGGCTGGTGGACGGCGACGTGGTCAACGACCTGCTGGGCGTGGTGCTGGATCCGAACGTGTTCATCCAGGAGAGCAAGGTGGCCACGTGCGACATCCGGCCGGGGCGGCGTCCGCGCGGCCCGGCGCTGCTGGCCTACCTGGAGGAGTACCGCACGCGGGCGGGGATCACGGTGGAGACCGGAACGCGGATCGCCACGGCGTATCCGGACAGCGCCCACACGGAGGAGCGGTCATGAGCAACAGCTTCTACGGCCCGTTGGAGGACGTGGCGGGCGACGCCGGATACTCGGAGCACCCGCCGCGGATGGGGTTCTTCACCGACACCTCGGTGTGCATCGGCTGCAAGGCCTGCGAGGTGGCGTGCAAGGAGTGGAACGGGGTGCCCGACGACGGGTTCGACCTGCTGGGCATGTCGTTCGACAACACCGGGATGCTGGGCGCGAACTCGTGGCGGCACGTGGCGTTCGTGGAGCAGGAGCGGCCGGGGGCGGTGTCGCCGGAGCCGGTGGACCTGGGGTTGCCCTCGTTCGACCTGCCCGGGGCGGGCAGCGGCGCGGAGGCCCGGACGGACTTCCGGTGGCTGATGAGCTCGGACGTGTGCAAGCACTGCACGCACGCGGGGTGCCTGGACGTGTGCCCGACGGGGGCGTTGTTCCGCACCGAGTTCGGTTCGGTGGTGGTGCAGCCGGACATCTGCAACGGGTGCGGCTACTGCGTGTCCGGCTGCCCGTACGGGGTGATCGACCGGCGCGAGGACGACGGCAGGGCGTGGAAGTGCACGCTGTGCTACGACCGGTTGCGGGACGGGCTGGAGCCGGCGTGTGCGAAGGCGTGCCCGACCGATTCGATCCAGTTCGGGCAGCTGGACGAGCTGCGGGAGCGGGCGGCCCGTCGGGTGGACGCGCTGCACGAGGCCGGGGTGACCGAGGCGCGGCTGTACGGGGAGAGCCCGGACGACGGCGTGGGTGGCGACGGCGCGTTCTTCCTGCTGCTGGACGAGCCCGAGGTGTACGGTCTGCCGCCGGATCCGGTGGTGCCGACGCGGGACGCGGGGTCGATGTGGAAGTTCGCCGGCATGGCCGCGTCCGCGCTGGCGGCCGCCGCGGTGTCGGTGTTCTTCGGACGGGGCAGGGGATGAAGGAGCAGGTCGCGGTGCCCAAGGCCGAGTTCCGGTCCTACTACGGGCGGCCGGTGCTCAAGCCGCCGGTGTGGGAGTGGAAGATCCCGGCCTACCTGTTCACCGGCGGGTTGTCGGCCGGGTCGGCGCTGCTCGGCGCGGGGGCGGACCTGACCGGCCGTCCGGTGCTGCGGCGGGCGAGCCGCGCCGGGGCGCTGGGCGCGCTCGCGGCGAGCATGTACCTGCTGGTGGCCGACCTGGGGCGGCCGGAGCGGTTCCTGCACATGCTGCGGGTCGCGAAGCCGAGTTCGCCGATGAGCGTGGGCACCTGGATCCTGGTCGCCTATGGGCCGGGCGCGGGGGTGGCCGGCGTGGCGGAGCTGGTGCCGCGGCGGTGGCGGGGCACGCTGCCCGGCCGTCTGCTGGGCAGGCTGGCGCGGCCGGCGGGGTTGTCGGCGGCGGCGTTCGCGCCCGGGGTCGCCTCGTACACGGCGGTGCTGTTGTCGCAGACCGCGGTGCCCGCCTGGCAGTCGGCGCACCGGCAGCTGCCGTTCGTGTTCACCGGATCGGCCGCGGCCAGCGGCGCCGGGTGGGGGATGGTGTGGGCGCCGGTCGCCGAGGCGGGGCCGGCGCGGCGGTTGGCGGTGCTGGGCGCGGCGGCGGAGCTGGTGGCGTCGAAGGTGGTCGACCAGCGCCTGGGGCTGGTGTCGCAGGCCTACACGACCGGCAAGGCGCACCGGCTGCGGAAGTGGTCGGAGTACCTGACGCTGGGTGGCGCGGCGGGTGCGCTGGCCGGGCGGCGCAGCCGGGCCGTGCAGGTGGTGTCCGGGCTGGCGTTGCTGGCCGGCAGCGCGTTGCAGCGGTTCGGGGTGTTCGAGGCCGGTGTCGAGTCCACGAAGGACCCGCGGTACGTGGTGGTGCCGCAGCGGGACGCGATCAACCGGGCGAGCGGGCGCTGAGCAGGTTCGCCAGCGAGAAGGACTCGCCGCGGGCGAGCAGCCGCACGTCGGTGGCCGGGTGGCGGCGCGCGGCCTCGGCGAGGAAGTTCGACACCGGCGAGGTGAACTTGCCGTAGTCGTCGAAATGCACCGGCACCACGTGGGTGGGGTTCATCATCTCCAGCATCCGGCCGCCCTGCCGGTCGTCCATCGTGACCAGCACGCCCAGCACGCGGCTGCCGCCCAGGTGCAGCACGGCCAGGTCGATCTCGGGGTAGCGGCGCCGGATCCCGGTCAGTTCGTCGTGGACGATCGTGTCGCCGCTGACGTAGATCCGCAGCGTCGCCGCGCCCGGGTGCGGGCTGTACTCCCAGATGCTGCCCATGACCGGCGGCAGGATCCGGTTCAGCGGTCCGCGGGAGTGGCGGGCGGGCACGGCGGTGACGGTGAGCTGGGCGTCGCCGTCGCGGAAGGTGTCGCCGCGCCAGGTGGGCAGGGCGACGGTGGCCTGGAAACCGCGGTTGGCCAGCCGCCGGGCGGCGTGCTCGGTGGTCAGGATCGGCACGTCGGCGGGCAGGTCCCGGCGGGCGACCCGGTCGAAGTGGTCGCCGTGCAGGTGGGACAGCACGACCCCGTCCAGCGGGGGCAGGTCGGCGACCTGCGCGGCCGGTTCGGTGCGCCGCCGGGACACCAGGCCCTGCCCGAAGTAGGACCACTGGCCGCGGTGGAGGAAGTTCGGATCGGTGAGCACTGTGAACGGCCCCAGCCGGACCAGGGTGGTGGCGGTGCCGATGAAGGTGAGCGAGTCGGCGGGGAACATCAACGGCCCTTCCGGTCGGTGTCCGGTACGGCTACCCACGGTGGGGCGGATGATTCGCCCGCGGCTGGGTAGCCGCCCGGTATGGCACCTCCCGTCGTGCGACCCGTCTTCGGCGCGCTGGCCCGGCTGCGGCACGCGCGCGTGTTCCACCCGCGTGGCGTCCTGCTGCGCGGGACGCTGGAGACCCTGGCCCCCGGGGAGCTGCCGCTGCCGCCCAGCGGGCCGGTGGTGGCGCGACTGTCCAAAGGGGCCGGTCTGCCGCGCGGGATGCCCGACATCCTCGGGCTGGCGCTGCGCATCCCGACCGACGACGGGCCGTGGGACCTGACCCTGGCCAGCGCGAGCGCGCGGGTGCTGCTGAGGCCGGCGAGGGGGTGGCGGCGTGCGGTGTTCAGCAGCCTGGTGCCCTACCGGGTGGCCGCCGGGCTGCGGTGGATCCTCGCCGAGGTGGACGGCCCGGACGGCGCCGCGCTCGACGACCTCGGCGCGGTGACGGTGACCTGCTCGACGGCGAAGCTCACCGGCCCGGCGACCCCGGTCGCGCGGATCGAGCTGGACCCGCCCCTCGGCGACGGCGAGCGCCCGAGCTTCGACCCGATGCTGCACAGCCCGCCCGGCGCGCGGCTCTACCCGGACTGGCTGTCCCGCCTGCGGGAGCCCGCCTACCAGGGCAGCCGCGCGGGTCGCCGCTAATTCTCCGCGCAGGCCCTGCCGCTCAACGGACTCCGCTGTTGCGCTGCGACCGCGTTGCACCGGGCAGTGCGCTCGGTGTTGCAGCGCGCCAGGATCAGCCGGTTTCCCACATGCGGAACGCGGCTTCGGCGACCCGCAGCGGCATCCCGAGCGCGTGGCTGTAGGTGCGCGTCCACGCCAGGCGCCGTTCCATCTCCTCGCCCTGCACCGTGCACCGCGAGCCCATCGCGGCCCGGTAGGCCTCGCCGGCGGCGTCCGCGGCGGCCTCGGCCTGGCGGTGCGCCTGCGCGGCCAGCCGCCGTCGCCGGGTCTCGGCGCTGGTCAGGATCTCCTCGGCCAGCAGTTGCGCCCGCGTCAGCAACGCGACCGCCTGCTCGTCCACGGTCGGCACGCCGTCGCGGGAATCGCGGGCCCGCAGTCGCGCGACCTCCGCGCGCAGGCGCGCCGCCTCGCGGTCGCGGGTGGCCAGCTCGTCGGCCAGCCGCCGCTGGAAGTCGTGCACGTCGCCGCGGTCGAAACCCCGCCGGTGCCAGGGCGCGCGCCGGAACGGGCGGGCCCGCACGCGCTCCGCGGTCAGCCCGTTGTGCGGCCCGGTTCCGGTGTCCGGCGGCGGGAGCAGCACGCTCTGCCGTCCCCGGCCGCGCACCTCGGCGTTGGTCATCACCTCGGCGACCACCGCGTACGCGCTGGTCCAGTCCGCGGCCAGCTCCGGGGTCCACCGCTCGCCGAGGAAGTGCTCGAGGGTGGCCAGCAGCGCCTGCCCGACCACCGGGTAGTGCTCCGGGCGCACTCCGGCCTCGCGGTGGGTGCGGCCCAGCCGGCGCAGGTAGGGGACCGCGGCGTCGAGGTCGTCGACGTGGGTGACGATCTGCCCGAGCCCGGAGACGAACCGGTTCCGCTGCGGCGCCAGCGACACCGGGAACAGATCCCGCAGCGACGGGCGGAGCAGGAACAGCGTCGCGTAGAACCACAGCGGGACCTCGTCACCGCGCTCGGCGACGGTGGCCCAGCTCGCCCGTAGTCGGGGGATGTCCACGGCGGCTAGCGCGCTTCCCCGGCGATGACCGGGCGGCCCCGGTCGGTGCGGCCCATTTCGCGCTCGTCCTTCCCTTGACGAATGGCAGGAGCCTAGGACCGGCCATTCGCCAAGGGAAGGGTTTCCCGCAGCGGAAAAAAGGTTTCACGAATCGTGGCGGAACCGGTCAGCCCCGGCGGTAGCGCAGCCCGTACCCGTAGGGGAACAGCGGGTCCTGCCCGTCGCCGACGTTGATCGGCTGCTGCGCGGCGCTGCGCATCCACGTCACCGGCAGCTTCCCGGTCGGGTTGTAGTCGCCGAACAGCACGTCGGCCACGCCGCCGCCTTCGGTGCCCGGCAGCCACGACGCCAGCAGCGCGTCCCAGCCGGGCAGTTCCGCCGCGATGTCCAGTGGACGGCCGGACACCAGCACGACCACCACCGGCACCCCGGACTCCTTGAGCCGCTGCAGGGTCGCCAGGTCCTCGGCGTCCAGGCCCATACCCGCCGGCCGGTCGCCCATGAACTCCGCGTACGGCGTCTCGCCGACCACCGCGACCGCGACGTCGTAGCTGCCGTCGATGCCCGCGCCGTTCCGGTCGTAGGTGACCGCGCTGGAGCGCGCCGTGTCGCGGATCCCTTGCAGGATCGTGGTTCCCGGCGTGATCGGCCCGCTCGAGCCCTGCCAGGTGATCGTCCAGCCGCCGCTCTGGTTGCCGATGTCGTCGGCGTTCTTGCCCGCCACGAAGATCTTCTGCCCGTTCTTGCCGAGCGGCAGCACCCCGCCGTCGTTCTTGAGCAGCACCTGCGACTCGCGCACCGCCTGCCGCGCCAGCGCCCGGTGTTCGGCGCTGCCCACGGTCGAGGTGTAGCGGCGGTCGGTGAAGGGCCGCTCGAACAGCCCGAGCTGGAACTTCTTGGTCAGGATGCGGCGGTTGGCGTCGTCGATGCGGCTCATCGGCACCCGGCCCGCCTGCACCTCGGCCCGCAACGTGTCGATGAACTTCACGTAGTCGTAGGGCACCATCACCATGTCCACGCCCGCGTTGATCGAGGTCCGGACCTCTTCGGCGGTGAAGCCCTCCTGGCCGTCGATCTTGTCGATGCCCTGCCAGTCGGACACCACGAACCCGGAGAAACCGAGCTCGCCCTTGAGCACATCGGTGATCAGGTAGCGGTTGGCGTGCATCTTCACGCCGTTCCAGCTGCTGTAGGAGATCATCACCGACCCGACACCGCGCTGGACGGCGGCGCGGAACGGCGGCAGGTGGATGGCGCGCAACTGCTGCTCGGTGAGCTCGGTGTTGCCCTGGTCCACACCACCGGTGGTGCCGCCGTCGCCGACGTAGTGCTTGGCCGTGGCCAGTATCGATCCCTTGTCGGACAACGACCTGCCCTGCAGGCCGTCGATGATCGTGGTCATCGACGAGGCCAGTTCCGGGGTCTCGCCGAAGGACTCGTAGGTGCGGCCCCAGCGGTCGTTGCGGGCCACGCACAGGCACGGCGCGAAGTCCCAGTCCACGCCGGTGCCCGACACCTCGTCGGCCACGGCGTCGCCGATGCGGCCCACCAGCTTCGGGTCGCGGGTCGCGCCGAGGCCGATGTTGTGCGGGAAGATCGTGGCGCCGTGGACGTTGTTGTGGCCGTGCACGGCGTCCACGCCGTAGATGATCGGGATGCGCAGGGGAGAGGTCAGCGCGGCGCGCTGGAACCCGTCGTACATGTCGGCCCAGGACTGGGCCGTGTTCGGCGTGGGCACCGAGCCGCCGCCGGACAGCAGCGACCCGAGCCGGTGGGTCGCGATGTCGGCGGGGTCGGTGATGGCGCCGCGCTCGGCCTGGGTCATCTGGCCGAGCTTGTCGTCCAGGCTCATGCGGGACAGCAGGTCGGCCACCCGCACCGGGACCGGCTTGCCCGCGTCGAGGTAGGCGGGGCGGTGCTGGACGGGCGCCGCCGACACCGTGGTCGCACCGGACACGAGCGCGACGGTGGCGGCGAGCGCGGCGAAGAGGGTTTTCCGGCGAACAGATCGGGGTCTCATCCGTGGTCCTCCTTGACACATCGGATTTGTTGCCGTGGGCAACTTAAGCGCCCGGCTGTAACCTAGCCCACACGTCCGGGAGAGGTCCAGACCTCTGTTCGGCCTACGACTTCCGTCGGTAGGTTGGGTCACATGGCAAGGCCGAACAGCACCGTCGTCGTGCTCGCCGGGGCCGGCGCGGACAAGGTCATGGCCGGTCTCGACGGGCTGGCCAACGTGCACGTGGCGCGGTCGGCGGACGCGGCCGCCCTGGTGTCGCACGCCGCGTACGTGGTGCACGACCGGGACCCGCTCGCCGGGGTCGCGCAGGCGTGGGCCGGGTTCTTCGACCGGCAGGCACCCTCCGGCGCGCTGGAGGTCGCGATCGAAAGCGCGGTCGCCGACCTCCGCCGCGGCGTCACCCTGCTGCCCGACTACTACGTCGTGCTCGACCCGGAATCCCTGCCGCCCACCGGCAAGCACCGGTGGCTGGGCGTGCTCGCGGGCGCCGCGCCCAGCCGGGTCGTCCCGGCCGCGCCGACGGCGTCCGCCGTGCGGGAAGCGCTCTCCCGGCTGCCGTCGGGCCGGTGGTGGCCCGACGACGTGGAGACCTGGCTACGCGACCTGGTCCGCGTGGTGCCGGACCAGGTCGGCCTGCCCCGGCCCGCTCAGGACTGAAGGCCCCAATCGCGGATCACGGCCTCGGTGTCCGCGCCCGGCGTGGCCGGCGCCGACGGCTCGGCGCTGGGCGTCCGGGAGAACCGCGGCGCGGGCGCGGCCTGGGTCGCGCCGTTGATGTCCCGCACCGAGCCGCGCGCGGTCAGGTGCTCGTTCTCCGCCGCCTCGGCGAACGACAGCACCGGCGTGACGCACGCGTCCGTCCCGGCGAACACCGCCGTCCACTCGTCGCGGGTGCGGGAGGCGATGACCTCGGTGAACCGCTCCCGCAGCTTCGGCCAGCCGGAGCGGTCGCCCTGCGCGGGCAGGTCCTCACCATCCAGGCCGAGCCCCTTGAGCAGCTCGGCGTAGAACTGCGGCTCCAGCGCGCCCACCGCGATGTACCCGCCGTCGGCGCACCGGTAGGTGTCGTAGAACGGGCAGCCGGTGTCCAGCAGGTTCGTGCCCGGCTCGTCGGCCCACGCGCCCTGCGCCCGCAGTGCCCACACCATCTGCAGCAGCACGCTCGCGCCGTCGACCATGGCCGCGTCCACCACCTGGCCCCGCCCGGAGCTCGCCCGCTCCACCAGCGCCGCCAGCACCCCGGTGACCAGGAACATCGAGCCGCCGCCGAAGTCACCGACCAGGTTCAGCGCCGGGATCGGCTTGCCGCCGGTGTCGCGGACCGCGTGCAGCGCGCCGGTCAGGGAGATGTAGTTGATGTCGTGCCCGGCCCGCTCGGCCATCGGGCCGTCCTGGCCCCAGCCGGTCATCCGGCCGTAGACCAGGCGCGGGTTGCGGGCGAAGCAGTCCTCCGGGCCGACGCCGAGCCGCTCGGCCACGCCCGGCCGGAAACCCTCCAGCAGTACGTCCGCCTTCTCGACCAGCTGCTCCACGAGCCGCTTGCCTTCGGGGGTCTTCAGGTCGGCCGCGATCGAGCGGCGGCCGCGCAGCAGGTGGTCCCGCGCCTCCGGCGGCAGCACCTGCAGGCCACCCGAGGGCCGCTCGACGCGCACCACGTCCGCCCCGAGGTCGGCGAGGATCATCGCGGCGTGCGGCCCCGGGCCGATGCCCGCCAGTTCCAGCACCTTGATCCCCGCCAGCGGCCCCATCGGCACTGCTCCCCACTCGTCGTCGTGCACGTGCCCCGGATTGTGCCAGGCGCGGACGCGCAGCGGATGTGGCGCATTCCACCGCGCCACACGGACCACTCACGAAACCAGGCGCATCATGGAGTGAGGGCGCTCGCGCCGGGGCGCCGCCGTGGTGAGGGAGCTGCCGATGCCCTACCAAGACCTGGGAGCGTTCATCTGGCCCATCATGGTGCTGATCTGGGTGCTGGCCGCCTCCTACTCGCGCGCCGCGATGCACCACCGCTGGCAGACCCGCGCCCACCCAGCGCCCACCCGCCCACCAGGGCGGCCCATCGACGCCCCCGACGCGGCCGCCTCGCTGCGCGTGCTGTGGGATGCCGCGCGCGAGCGCTACGCCCGGATCGCGGGGGAGTACGGCGACTACGAGTCCGACCCCAAGCAGGTGCTGCGCCGGCCCGCGCTGGCCGACCCGGCCGTGCCCTCGACCAGCCGGTTCATCGATGCCTTCCACGAGGCCATGGCCCTGCACACCGAGACCTATCCGCCCACCGACGTGGCCCGCAAGTACGTCGAGGCCACCGAGACCGCCGAAAAGGCCTGGACAGCGGCCTGCGAGGCCGCCGAGAAGCTGCGCGCGTCCCGGTTCACCACCGACGAGCGGGCGCTGATCAACCAGGGCATCAAACTGCTCGAACTCGCCGAGGGCGCCGCCACCCCCGCCGAGCAGGAAGCCGCCTTCGCCGCCGCGCGGCAGGTGCTCGCCAAACTCGAACGCAGCGCAGGCACCCGCCTCGACTGGCGCGTGCCACGCCCCGCGCGCCAGACCATCGACCGCCTCGGCAGACCGCCCCTGCCCCCGGCGTGAAGGCCCACGCGGGAGCCGCACCGCCGACCTGACGAAGGGCGCCCGCCCGGGGGGCGGGCTGCCGTCCACACCCCCGCAATGTGGGAGGGCGGCCGCGCGCGGCGCAGCTACCAAGGTTCGCCCACCAGGCGCGCCACCCCCCGGGTATGACGAAGGGCCCGGCGCACGCCGGGCCCTCCACCAACCAGTACCCGCTACCGGCGAGCCTTCGCGGTCTCCCTGTTGTTGGCCTTCTGGATCGCCTTGACCAGCTCGTTCTTGTTCATCGACGAGCGGCCCTTGATGTCCAGCTGCTTGGCCACGTCGTACAGGTGCTGCTTGCTGGCCGAGGCGTCCACGCCACCGGCGGTCTTCGTCGGCTTGCGCCCCGCGCCCCGCGCGGCCTGCTTGTCCGACGGGCCCTTGCTGCCCTTCTCCTCCCAGTGGTCGCCGACCTTCTCGAACGAGTGCTTCAGCGACGCGTACGCCGTCTGGTGCGCGCGCCGCCCCTCGCCGTAGGTCTCCACCGCCGAGTCGTGGGTCTTCACCCACGTGTCCTGCGCCTTCTTCGACGACCGCTTCAGCGTGCTGGGCAGGGCTTCACGTCCAGGCATCGGAGCACCTCCTGTCGCCTCTCGTGCCTTCCCGACGATTTCCCGGTACGGCCGTACGTCAAACTTCGCCGTCCTCGACCCGCATCGCCTGCTGCTCGGCGCCCCCGGCGGGCCGCTGGCGGCCCTGGTCCTCGCCGATCTCGGTGCCCTCGGCGTCGACCAGCTCGTTGGACCGGTCCGGCGCCGACACCTGCTCGCCCGCGGCCTCCGAGTCCGGCTCGGCCGCCCGGTCCGGGTCGCGCACCCGCCAGCTCACCGGGTCCTCCAGCGGCTTCGGCTCGGCGTCCAGCTCCAGGTTCTCCTGCTGCTCCGACGCTGGCTCCTGCGGCATGTTCCCTCCTCAGCCCGGCATCGTCTCGCCGCCGAGCGCGGCGAGCACCTCACCGGTGTAGTACGACGACAACTGGTTGGACGCGAAGAACACGAACGACGGCGCCAGCTCGTCCGGCTGCGCCGCCCGCCCCATCGGCACCTGCTGCCCGAACTTCTCCACGTGCTCCGGTGACATGGTCGCCGGGATCAGCGGTGTCCACACCGGACCCGGCGCGACCGCGTTGATCCGCACACCCCGGCCGGCCAGCGCCTGCGCCATCGCGTAGGTCCACGCGATCACCGCGCCCTTGGTGGCCGAGTAGTCGATCAGGGACTTGTTGCCGCGCAACCCGTTCACCGACGCGGTGTTCACGATGGACGACCCCTCGCCCAGGTGCGGCAGCGCCGCGTGCGTCACCCGGAAGTAGCTGTGGATGTTCACGTCGAACGTGCGCGTCCACTGCTCGTCGGTCAGGTCCTCGGGCGAGTCCAGCTCCTGCTGCGTGGCCACGTTGTTCACCA
The window above is part of the Amycolatopsis thermoflava N1165 genome. Proteins encoded here:
- the fdh gene encoding formate dehydrogenase — encoded protein: MGVGDWLRSWPVYRQLTGADRLGRGTAAQSARSHSLMPRTASADRVVHSVCPFCAVGCAQKVYVSGERVVQIEGNPDSPISRGRLCPKGSASKQLVTGPQRQEKVLYRAPYATEWQELDLPSAMEMVAERVLDARRRGWQDADEHGNPLRRTMGLASLGGATLDNEENFLIKKLFTALGAIQIENQARIUHSATVPGLGASFGRGGATDYQQDLVNSDCVIIMGSNMAEAHPVGFQWVVEAKARGAKVFHIDPRFTRTSALADRHVPLRAGSDIAFLGGVINHILSNGLEFREYVRAYTNASFLVREDFRDTEDLDGLFSGYDPETGSYDPVSWHYESARPREGRGARAKEQSAPEQHGSGGPPLEGGADDIAADPTLEHPRCVFQVLKRHFARYTPEMVERTCGVPRELFEEVCRAWTENSGRERTAALVYSVGWTQHSMGAQYIRAGSIIQLLLGNIGRPGGGVFALRGHASIQGSTDIPTLFNLLPGYLPMPDTSHESIGEYLHLVRGDRQKGFWRNADAYLVSLLKEYWGDHATADNDWCFDYLPRINGDHGTYRTVMDMIDGKVFGYFLLGQNPAVGSAHGRLQRLGMANLDWLVVRDLAMIESATFWKDSPEVETGEIVPEQCRTEVFFFPAASHVEKSGTFTQTQRMLQWRDKAVEPRGDQRSELWFFYHLGRILKEKLAASADERDRPLQELWWDYRMEDGDEPSGEDVLRRINGVDLTADRALNGYLELKADGSTACGCWIYSGVYADEVNQAARRKPHDEQGPYESEWGWTWPLNRRVLYNRASADPQGRPWSERKKLVWWDADKGEWTGHDVPDFEKTKPPDFRPEPGASGPDALHGDDPFIMQADGKAWLFAPNGVLDGPLPTHYEPHESPVRNPLYGQQGNPARKVYGRVDNPSNPSPPEAHGEVFPFVFTAARLTEHHTAGGMSRQLPYLAELQPALFVEVSPELAAERGLAHLGWAHVVTSRAAVDARVFVTERMRPLRIEDRVVHQIWMPYHWGHTGLVDGDVVNDLLGVVLDPNVFIQESKVATCDIRPGRRPRGPALLAYLEEYRTRAGITVETGTRIATAYPDSAHTEERS
- a CDS encoding 4Fe-4S dicluster domain-containing protein, which gives rise to MSNSFYGPLEDVAGDAGYSEHPPRMGFFTDTSVCIGCKACEVACKEWNGVPDDGFDLLGMSFDNTGMLGANSWRHVAFVEQERPGAVSPEPVDLGLPSFDLPGAGSGAEARTDFRWLMSSDVCKHCTHAGCLDVCPTGALFRTEFGSVVVQPDICNGCGYCVSGCPYGVIDRREDDGRAWKCTLCYDRLRDGLEPACAKACPTDSIQFGQLDELRERAARRVDALHEAGVTEARLYGESPDDGVGGDGAFFLLLDEPEVYGLPPDPVVPTRDAGSMWKFAGMAASALAAAAVSVFFGRGRG
- the nrfD gene encoding NrfD/PsrC family molybdoenzyme membrane anchor subunit, which gives rise to MKEQVAVPKAEFRSYYGRPVLKPPVWEWKIPAYLFTGGLSAGSALLGAGADLTGRPVLRRASRAGALGALAASMYLLVADLGRPERFLHMLRVAKPSSPMSVGTWILVAYGPGAGVAGVAELVPRRWRGTLPGRLLGRLARPAGLSAAAFAPGVASYTAVLLSQTAVPAWQSAHRQLPFVFTGSAAASGAGWGMVWAPVAEAGPARRLAVLGAAAELVASKVVDQRLGLVSQAYTTGKAHRLRKWSEYLTLGGAAGALAGRRSRAVQVVSGLALLAGSALQRFGVFEAGVESTKDPRYVVVPQRDAINRASGR
- a CDS encoding MBL fold metallo-hydrolase, with translation MFPADSLTFIGTATTLVRLGPFTVLTDPNFLHRGQWSYFGQGLVSRRRTEPAAQVADLPPLDGVVLSHLHGDHFDRVARRDLPADVPILTTEHAARRLANRGFQATVALPTWRGDTFRDGDAQLTVTAVPARHSRGPLNRILPPVMGSIWEYSPHPGAATLRIYVSGDTIVHDELTGIRRRYPEIDLAVLHLGGSRVLGVLVTMDDRQGGRMLEMMNPTHVVPVHFDDYGKFTSPVSNFLAEAARRHPATDVRLLARGESFSLANLLSARSPG